The proteins below are encoded in one region of Pseudoduganella armeniaca:
- the prmC gene encoding peptide chain release factor N(5)-glutamine methyltransferase encodes MSQLVLPGATVASLQRLGALDPVDNRILLCHALGLSRTGLITQSERALTADEAARLSGLLQRRLDGEPIAYIVGKREFYGLDFEVTPAVLIPRPETELLVELALERLPPRGRVLDMGTGSGAIAVALAHTRPDAIVTALDVSHDALAVARRNAAAHGVTVQFLHSDWFSAATSATFDLIVSNPPYIASGDRHLAEGDLRFEPAGALTDHADGLAALRRIVAGAPAHLAHGAWLLMEHGYDQSAAVQALLTAHGYTDVQSWHDLAGIARVTGGRVVTP; translated from the coding sequence ATGAGCCAGCTGGTCTTGCCCGGCGCCACCGTGGCGTCGCTGCAGCGCCTGGGCGCGCTCGATCCCGTCGACAACCGCATCCTGCTGTGCCACGCCCTGGGTCTGTCGCGCACCGGCCTGATCACGCAATCGGAGCGAGCCTTGACGGCCGACGAGGCCGCGCGTCTGTCCGGCCTGCTGCAGCGCCGCCTCGATGGCGAGCCGATCGCCTACATCGTCGGCAAGCGCGAGTTTTACGGGCTGGACTTCGAGGTGACCCCTGCCGTGCTGATCCCTCGCCCGGAAACGGAGCTGCTGGTGGAGCTGGCGCTGGAGCGCCTGCCGCCGCGGGGGCGTGTGCTGGACATGGGCACCGGCAGTGGCGCCATTGCCGTCGCGCTGGCCCACACGCGGCCCGACGCGATCGTCACCGCGCTGGACGTGAGCCACGACGCGCTGGCCGTCGCCCGCCGCAACGCGGCCGCCCACGGCGTCACCGTCCAGTTCCTGCACAGCGACTGGTTCAGTGCGGCCACCAGCGCCACGTTCGACCTGATCGTCTCCAATCCACCCTACATCGCCAGCGGCGACCGTCACCTGGCCGAGGGCGACTTGCGCTTCGAGCCGGCCGGCGCCCTGACCGACCATGCCGACGGCCTGGCGGCGCTGCGCCGCATCGTCGCCGGCGCCCCGGCCCACCTGGCGCACGGCGCCTGGCTGCTGATGGAACACGGCTACGACCAGTCGGCCGCCGTGCAGGCCCTGCTGACGGCGCACGGCTATACCGACGTGCAGAGCTGGCACGACCTGGCCGGCATCGCCCGCGTGACGGGCGGACGCGTCGTAACACCCTGA
- the gshA gene encoding glutamate--cysteine ligase → MSSQLTRRLALLASEPHRAVLRGGLRGIERETLRVQPNGELAHTPHPIGWGSALTHPEITTDYAETLAEFITPAESDIATTLEKLDGIHRFAYSKLSDELLWSQSMPCHLPAEEDIEIAWYGKSNLGMLKHVYRRGLALRYGKAMQCIAGIHYNYSLDERLWRILADAEGSTKSPVAYQSEAYLATIRNFRRHSWLLMYLFGASPALNSSFLRGRPHKLDTLSADTLYLPYATSLRMSDLGYQNDAQSGLSPHENSLDSYVATLTRAVNQPYEPYQKIGTKNAAGEWQQLSTNVIQIENEYYSTIRPKRVIRTGERPIQALCNRGVQYIEVRCMDVDPFSPVGIGEQAGRFLDAFLLFCALEDSPTITEHCGEILARNFARTVKEGRKPGLTLTRDGNEVPLPVWGHDLLARIRPAAELLDSLRGDTVHVDALAQQAAKLDDPDRTPSAAVLRELDANGRSFAAFGLQQSERHAAYFRAHPPTAEEAAYFERLAQQSLAEQAQLEAAPQAHFDDYVAAYRNSNLCHDHP, encoded by the coding sequence TTGTCCAGTCAATTGACGCGCCGCCTGGCCCTGCTTGCCAGTGAACCGCATCGCGCCGTCCTGCGCGGCGGCTTGCGTGGCATCGAGCGCGAGACGCTGCGGGTGCAGCCGAACGGCGAACTGGCACACACGCCGCACCCGATCGGCTGGGGCTCCGCGCTGACGCATCCGGAAATCACGACCGATTACGCGGAAACGCTGGCCGAGTTCATCACGCCGGCCGAGTCCGACATCGCCACCACCTTGGAAAAGCTGGACGGCATCCACCGCTTCGCCTACAGCAAGCTGAGCGACGAACTGCTGTGGAGCCAGTCGATGCCCTGTCACCTGCCGGCCGAGGAAGACATCGAGATCGCCTGGTACGGCAAGTCGAACCTGGGCATGTTGAAACACGTGTACCGGCGCGGCCTGGCACTGCGCTACGGCAAGGCCATGCAGTGCATCGCCGGCATCCATTACAACTATTCGCTGGACGAGCGCCTGTGGCGCATCCTGGCCGACGCCGAGGGCAGCACCAAGTCGCCGGTGGCCTACCAGTCGGAAGCGTATCTCGCCACGATCCGCAATTTCCGCCGCCACAGCTGGCTGCTGATGTACCTGTTCGGTGCCTCGCCGGCCCTGAACAGCAGTTTCTTGCGCGGGCGCCCGCACAAGCTGGACACGCTGTCGGCGGACACCTTGTACCTGCCCTACGCCACCAGCCTGCGCATGAGCGACCTGGGCTACCAGAACGACGCCCAGTCGGGCCTGAGCCCCCACGAGAACAGCCTGGACAGCTACGTCGCCACCTTGACGCGCGCCGTCAACCAGCCCTACGAGCCGTACCAGAAGATCGGCACGAAAAACGCGGCCGGCGAGTGGCAGCAGTTGTCGACCAACGTCATCCAGATCGAGAACGAGTACTACTCGACGATCCGGCCCAAGCGCGTCATCCGCACCGGCGAGCGACCCATCCAGGCGCTGTGCAACCGCGGCGTGCAATACATCGAGGTGCGCTGCATGGACGTCGACCCGTTCAGCCCGGTTGGCATCGGCGAACAGGCCGGCCGCTTCCTCGACGCGTTTTTACTGTTCTGCGCGCTCGAGGACAGCCCGACGATCACGGAACACTGCGGCGAGATCCTGGCGCGCAACTTCGCCCGCACCGTCAAGGAAGGCCGCAAGCCCGGCCTGACCTTGACGCGCGACGGCAACGAGGTGCCGCTGCCGGTATGGGGCCACGACCTGCTGGCGCGCATCCGCCCGGCCGCCGAGCTGCTCGACAGCCTGCGCGGCGACACCGTCCACGTCGACGCGCTGGCGCAGCAAGCGGCAAAGCTGGACGACCCGGACCGCACGCCGTCCGCCGCCGTGCTGCGCGAGCTGGACGCCAACGGCCGCTCGTTTGCCGCCTTCGGCCTGCAGCAAAGCGAGCGCCACGCGGCCTATTTCCGCGCCCACCCGCCTACTGCCGAGGAAGCGGCCTATTTCGAGCGCCTGGCGCAACAGTCGCTGGCGGAACAAGCGCAACTGGAAGCGGCCCCGCAGGCCCATTTCGACGACTACGTCGCGGCCTACCGCAACAGCAACCTGTGCCACGACCATCCGTGA
- a CDS encoding histone deacetylase family protein encodes MLTFYNEQHAQHRARHELVRGAPAPARDTPDRIDGVLAELGRRGLGRIVTPHGVPLMSLERVHRPRYLHFLRTAWAEWVNQAAGNAARDAFASHFPVRGMRADIEPDDFGARLGLYSIDTVTPLTAGTWTAAKTGADCAVNAAHALRVGERGSFALTRPPGHHAGPDYYGGACYLNNAALAAQHLLDDGLQRVAILDLDYHHGNGTQAIFYERADVLCLSLHAEPRSTYPFYCGHADETGSGAGLGYNVNLVLPAGAPNPQAWFTALETACVRLSMYRPDALVVALGGNTFQGEAHGGFGLQGGDYLRLGERIAWLNVPTCFVLEGGSPLRELGVNVVNVLEGFETAL; translated from the coding sequence GTGCTCACCTTCTATAACGAACAGCACGCCCAGCATCGGGCGCGCCACGAGCTCGTGCGTGGCGCGCCCGCGCCGGCACGCGACACGCCGGACCGCATCGACGGCGTGCTGGCCGAACTGGGCCGGCGCGGCCTGGGCCGCATCGTCACGCCGCACGGCGTGCCGCTGATGTCGCTGGAGCGGGTACACCGTCCGCGCTACCTGCACTTCCTGCGCACGGCCTGGGCCGAGTGGGTCAACCAGGCCGCGGGCAATGCCGCACGCGACGCATTCGCCTCGCACTTCCCCGTGCGCGGCATGCGCGCCGATATCGAGCCGGACGATTTCGGCGCCCGCCTCGGCCTGTATTCGATCGATACCGTCACGCCGCTGACGGCCGGGACCTGGACGGCCGCGAAGACCGGTGCCGACTGCGCCGTCAACGCGGCGCATGCACTGCGCGTGGGCGAGCGGGGCAGTTTCGCCCTGACGCGGCCGCCCGGCCATCACGCCGGCCCCGACTACTACGGCGGTGCCTGCTACCTGAACAACGCCGCGCTGGCGGCCCAGCACCTGCTCGACGACGGCCTGCAGCGCGTCGCCATCCTCGACCTCGACTACCACCACGGCAACGGCACGCAAGCGATCTTCTACGAGCGTGCCGACGTGCTGTGCCTCTCGCTGCACGCGGAACCGCGCAGCACCTACCCGTTCTACTGCGGCCACGCGGACGAGACCGGCAGCGGCGCCGGCCTGGGCTACAACGTCAACCTGGTGCTGCCAGCGGGCGCGCCGAACCCGCAGGCGTGGTTCACGGCGCTGGAGACGGCCTGCGTACGGCTGTCGATGTACCGCCCGGACGCACTGGTGGTTGCCCTCGGCGGCAACACCTTCCAGGGCGAAGCGCATGGCGGCTTCGGCCTGCAGGGCGGCGATTACCTGCGGCTGGGTGAGCGCATCGCCTGGCTGAACGTGCCGACCTGCTTCGTGCTCGAAGGGGGCAGCCCGCTGCGCGAGCTGGGCGTCAACGTGGTCAATGTGCTGGAAGGGTTTGAAACGGCGTTGTGA
- the prfA gene encoding peptide chain release factor 1: MKPSMLSKLDQLANRLVELDELLMSEGATANMDSYRKMTREHAELGPLVALYQRYQQAQNDIAEAQQMLADPDMKEFAQEEIETGKARLAELELELQKMLLPKDANDERNIFLEIRAGTGGDESALFAGDLLRMYTRFAERSRWQVEIVSASESDLGGYREVIARIVGHGAYSKLKFESGGHRVQRVPATETQGRIHTSACTVAVMPEADEVEDVHINPADLRIDTFRASGAGGQHINKTDSAVRLTHLPTGIVVECQDDRSQHKNKASAMKVLAARIKDVQLREQQSKEAATRKSLIGSGDRSERIRTYNFPQGRMTDHRINLTLYKLDMIMDGDLTELTTALAAEHQAELLAALGD; encoded by the coding sequence ATGAAACCATCCATGTTGTCCAAGCTGGACCAGCTCGCCAATCGCCTCGTCGAACTGGACGAGCTGTTGATGTCCGAAGGCGCCACCGCGAATATGGACAGCTATCGCAAGATGACGCGCGAGCACGCCGAGCTGGGCCCGCTGGTGGCGCTGTACCAGCGCTACCAGCAGGCGCAAAACGACATCGCCGAGGCCCAGCAGATGCTGGCCGATCCGGACATGAAGGAGTTCGCCCAGGAGGAAATCGAGACGGGCAAGGCACGCCTGGCCGAGCTGGAGCTGGAACTGCAGAAAATGCTGCTGCCGAAGGACGCCAACGACGAGCGCAACATCTTCCTGGAAATCCGCGCCGGCACGGGCGGCGACGAATCGGCCCTGTTTGCCGGCGACCTGCTGCGCATGTACACCCGCTTTGCGGAGCGCAGCCGCTGGCAGGTGGAGATCGTCAGCGCGTCCGAGAGCGACCTGGGCGGCTATCGCGAAGTGATCGCTCGCATCGTCGGGCATGGCGCGTATTCGAAATTGAAATTCGAATCGGGCGGCCACCGCGTGCAGCGCGTGCCGGCGACAGAAACGCAAGGGCGCATCCACACGTCGGCCTGCACGGTGGCGGTGATGCCGGAAGCCGATGAGGTCGAGGACGTCCACATCAACCCGGCCGACCTGCGCATCGACACGTTCCGCGCCTCCGGCGCCGGCGGCCAGCACATCAACAAGACCGACTCCGCGGTGCGGCTGACCCACCTGCCGACCGGCATCGTCGTCGAATGCCAGGACGACCGCTCGCAGCACAAGAACAAGGCGTCGGCGATGAAGGTGCTGGCGGCGCGCATCAAGGACGTGCAGCTGCGCGAGCAGCAGTCGAAGGAGGCGGCCACCCGCAAGAGCCTGATCGGCAGCGGCGACCGCAGCGAGCGCATCCGCACGTATAACTTCCCCCAAGGCCGGATGACGGACCACCGCATCAACCTGACCTTGTACAAGCTGGACATGATCATGGATGGCGACCTGACGGAGCTGACGACGGCCCTGGCCGCCGAGCACCAGGCCGAGCTGCTCGCGGCACTGGGCGACTAG
- a CDS encoding organic hydroperoxide resistance protein, which translates to MSIQQVLYRAQAKSTGGREGRSVSDNGVLDVKLTTPKELGGNGAVGTNPEQLFAAGYSACFIGALKFVGGRDKVAVPADTSIDATVGIGPIETGFGIEVELKISLPGLDRDTAEKLVQAAHIVCPYSNATRGNIDVTLTIV; encoded by the coding sequence ATGTCGATCCAACAAGTCCTGTACCGTGCTCAAGCTAAATCCACCGGTGGCCGCGAAGGCCGTTCCGTGTCCGACAACGGCGTACTGGACGTCAAGCTGACCACCCCCAAGGAACTGGGCGGTAACGGCGCCGTCGGCACCAATCCGGAGCAGCTGTTCGCGGCCGGCTACTCGGCCTGCTTCATCGGCGCGCTGAAGTTCGTCGGTGGCCGCGACAAGGTCGCCGTGCCGGCCGATACCTCGATCGACGCCACGGTCGGCATCGGCCCGATCGAAACGGGCTTCGGCATCGAAGTGGAATTGAAGATCTCGCTGCCGGGCCTGGACCGTGACACGGCCGAGAAGCTGGTGCAGGCCGCCCACATCGTCTGCCCCTACTCGAACGCCACCCGCGGCAACATCGACGTCACCCTGACCATCGTATAA
- a CDS encoding disulfide bond formation protein B, with translation MNSRTILLTTAAVCFLLIAVALYLQHVVDLLPCPLCVIQRYLFLAIAIGCLVGAFGRNPKIGAGIGLAAGLGGLGVVGKHLYVLAHPGFSCGIDPYETFLNKLPSATYLPWIFQADGLCENATEGFLGLSIPQWSAIWFVILTATMVWVLVRRQR, from the coding sequence ATGAACTCGCGCACCATTCTCCTGACGACCGCCGCCGTCTGCTTCCTGCTGATCGCCGTGGCCCTGTACCTGCAGCACGTGGTGGACCTGCTGCCCTGCCCGCTGTGCGTGATCCAGCGCTACCTGTTCCTGGCCATCGCCATCGGCTGCCTGGTCGGTGCCTTCGGCCGCAACCCCAAGATCGGCGCCGGCATCGGCCTCGCTGCCGGCCTGGGCGGCCTGGGCGTCGTCGGCAAGCACCTGTACGTGCTGGCCCACCCTGGCTTCTCCTGTGGCATCGATCCCTATGAGACCTTCCTGAATAAACTGCCCAGCGCCACCTACCTGCCGTGGATATTCCAGGCCGATGGGCTGTGCGAGAACGCCACCGAAGGTTTTCTCGGCCTGTCGATCCCGCAGTGGTCGGCCATCTGGTTCGTCATCCTGACGGCGACGATGGTGTGGGTGCTGGTGCGTCGCCAGCGATGA